A window of the Candidatus Baltobacteraceae bacterium genome harbors these coding sequences:
- a CDS encoding antitoxin Xre-like helix-turn-helix domain-containing protein — protein MTAIPESISSPANILRQGARASGPALRTFTRIAELWDLKSNERQRVLGVARSTYFAYLKEPDRARLSADTLERISYVLGIYKALQVLLPRREAADAWIRRANSAPVFNGNSPLELMLGGKVADLYLVRRYLDGERGW, from the coding sequence CAATTCCCGAATCGATCTCCTCGCCAGCGAACATTTTGCGCCAAGGCGCCCGCGCCTCCGGACCCGCGCTCCGCACGTTCACCCGCATCGCCGAGCTTTGGGATCTGAAGTCGAACGAGCGACAACGGGTGCTTGGGGTCGCTCGCTCGACGTACTTCGCCTATCTCAAAGAGCCGGACCGCGCGCGCCTGTCGGCCGATACGCTCGAACGTATTTCCTACGTGCTGGGCATCTACAAGGCGCTCCAAGTTTTGCTCCCTCGCCGCGAAGCCGCCGATGCGTGGATTCGTCGTGCCAATAGCGCTCCCGTCTTTAACGGGAACTCGCCGCTGGAGTTGATGTTAGGCGGTAAGGTCGCCGATCTCTACCTCGTACGCCGTTATCTCGACGGTGAGCGGGGTTGGTAA